Proteins co-encoded in one Bacillota bacterium genomic window:
- a CDS encoding rubredoxin, translating to MEKYVCTLCGYVYDPEKGEHPVPPGTRFEDLPDDWVCPLCGAGKDAFEKE from the coding sequence TTGGAGAAATATGTGTGCACGCTGTGCGGATACGTGTACGACCCCGAGAAGGGCGAGCACCCGGTACCGCCGGGGACGCGTTTTGAGGACCTTCCGGACGACTGGGTATGCCCGCTGTGCGGCGCCGGAAAGGACGCGTTCGAAAAAGAGTAA
- the ypeB gene encoding germination protein YpeB, whose translation MTRSRWILYALVGLLALSLLWGASQARARRQVELSLEAERQRAFSNLADNVANVEVLLGKGLVLSSALQSATVFPDIWYQANMALANLSRLPLPIIELQKSSRFLNQAADLAYSLGKKVARGGTISDKDWEIMNNLRDQAAKLGGQIKDLEISSLKQGLTWSSMRGAAAARVTGANLNVGDRFKGIEKEMERYPSLVYDGPFSDHIERRQPAGVTGNPITADEAIARALKFAPTPAGVSYAARVKNEVAGKIPGFSLEVVPQGTPEARNSPSFNIDISRTGGHVVWMTSSRVPRSGNLPLEQARQRAVEFLQSRGYASMEPTYAVKENGSAYVLFAYKQDGVRIYSDLIKVQVALDTGEVTGFDSLGYLMSHRQRTIPKPRISAEKASQRISPRLKVSQCRLALIPLENLDEVLAYEFRTRLGATDYLVYVNALTGDEERIMQLVPAGEGELAM comes from the coding sequence ATGACGAGATCGAGGTGGATACTGTACGCCCTTGTTGGCCTGCTGGCGCTGTCGCTACTATGGGGGGCGTCGCAAGCAAGGGCGCGGCGGCAGGTGGAACTGAGTCTTGAGGCCGAGAGGCAGCGGGCGTTCTCGAACCTTGCGGACAACGTGGCGAACGTGGAGGTGCTGCTGGGGAAAGGGCTCGTGCTGTCCTCCGCGCTGCAGAGCGCGACCGTGTTTCCGGATATCTGGTACCAGGCGAACATGGCCCTGGCCAACCTGAGCAGGCTGCCGCTACCGATAATCGAACTCCAGAAGTCCTCGCGATTCCTGAACCAGGCCGCCGACCTTGCCTATTCGCTGGGAAAGAAGGTCGCGCGCGGGGGGACTATCTCCGACAAGGACTGGGAGATCATGAACAACCTCCGCGACCAGGCGGCCAAATTAGGGGGGCAGATCAAAGACCTCGAGATATCCTCTCTGAAGCAGGGCCTGACCTGGTCGAGCATGAGGGGCGCGGCCGCGGCCCGCGTGACGGGCGCGAACCTGAACGTGGGTGACCGGTTCAAGGGGATCGAGAAAGAGATGGAGAGGTACCCGTCGCTCGTTTACGACGGGCCGTTCTCGGACCACATCGAAAGGCGACAGCCCGCCGGCGTCACCGGCAATCCGATTACCGCGGACGAGGCAATCGCGAGGGCGCTCAAGTTCGCGCCTACCCCCGCGGGCGTCTCGTACGCCGCCAGGGTGAAGAACGAGGTGGCCGGGAAAATCCCCGGGTTTTCGCTGGAGGTGGTCCCGCAGGGAACGCCTGAGGCGCGGAACAGTCCGTCATTCAACATCGACATAAGCAGGACGGGCGGCCACGTGGTCTGGATGACGTCGAGCCGCGTACCCCGCTCCGGCAACCTGCCGCTCGAACAAGCGAGGCAGAGGGCCGTCGAGTTCCTGCAGTCGCGAGGTTACGCGTCGATGGAACCGACCTACGCCGTGAAGGAGAACGGTAGTGCGTACGTGCTGTTCGCGTACAAGCAGGATGGGGTTAGGATATACAGCGACCTCATCAAGGTGCAGGTCGCACTGGACACTGGCGAGGTTACCGGGTTCGACAGCCTCGGGTATTTGATGTCCCACCGGCAGAGGACGATCCCAAAACCGCGGATCAGCGCGGAAAAGGCGAGCCAGAGGATCAGCCCAAGGCTGAAGGTGTCCCAGTGCAGGCTGGCGCTGATACCGCTCGAAAACCTGGACGAGGTGCTGGCCTACGAGTTCAGGACGAGACTCGGAGCGACGGATTACCTCGTGTACGTCAACGCGCTCACCGGCGACGAGGAGAGGATCATGCAGCTGGTACCCGCTGGTGAGGGAGAGTTGGCAATGTAG
- the mtnP gene encoding S-methyl-5'-thioadenosine phosphorylase — translation MKVGVIGGTGVYGCLALSSLRDLSVRTPYGDAFMKQGLIGKTEVTLLYRHGEGHTVPPHKVNYRANIWALWWLGVQRVIGTAASGSLNPSMAPGDLVAVDQFIDFTRSRAATFFEGGEMGVVHTDVTDPYCAEVREALNGAARERDVRLHDSGCYVCTEGPRFETRAEIKAYRKLGGDLVGMTNVPEVVLAKEAGMCYGLVAIVTNFAAGISSQPLTHEEVLEAMKEAAGRVAPVIEGAVARLAARAPEKRECGCARNWGLLAKTPGGTGGLR, via the coding sequence TTGAAAGTGGGCGTTATCGGGGGGACCGGAGTGTACGGCTGCCTCGCCCTGTCGTCCCTCAGAGACCTCAGTGTGAGGACGCCGTACGGTGACGCATTCATGAAGCAGGGGCTTATCGGCAAGACAGAGGTGACATTGCTGTACCGCCACGGCGAAGGGCACACGGTGCCGCCGCACAAGGTCAACTACAGGGCCAATATTTGGGCGCTCTGGTGGCTCGGCGTGCAGCGGGTGATCGGCACCGCCGCGTCCGGGTCGCTGAATCCGTCCATGGCCCCGGGCGACCTCGTGGCGGTGGACCAGTTCATCGACTTTACAAGGTCCCGGGCGGCGACGTTCTTCGAGGGGGGCGAAATGGGGGTCGTGCACACAGACGTCACCGACCCTTACTGCGCCGAGGTGAGAGAGGCCCTTAACGGGGCCGCAAGGGAACGGGATGTCCGCCTGCACGATTCGGGCTGCTACGTGTGTACCGAGGGACCCAGGTTCGAAACGCGCGCAGAAATCAAGGCATACAGGAAGCTTGGCGGGGACCTTGTCGGGATGACGAACGTACCGGAGGTAGTGTTGGCCAAGGAGGCCGGCATGTGTTACGGCCTCGTGGCGATCGTCACAAACTTCGCCGCGGGCATCTCCTCCCAGCCGCTGACGCACGAAGAGGTTCTCGAAGCGATGAAAGAGGCGGCGGGACGGGTGGCCCCGGTGATCGAGGGCGCCGTGGCGCGCCTGGCGGCGCGCGCGCCCGAGAAGCGGGAGTGCGGGTGCGCGAGAAACTGGGGACTGCTCGCGAAAACGCCGGGCGGGACAGGAGGACTGCGATGA
- the ndk gene encoding nucleoside-diphosphate kinase, giving the protein MERTLIIIKPDGVERGLIGEVVSRFERAGLKVVAMRMLRMTGDLAGRHYHVHAAKPFYAGLVEYITSGPVVAMVCEGPRAVESARALIGATDPRKAAPGTIRGDLGADVQRNLVHASDSASSAEFEIGLFFPDELVAGDMEVGAGT; this is encoded by the coding sequence ATGGAACGCACCCTGATCATCATCAAGCCCGATGGGGTCGAGAGGGGTCTCATCGGCGAAGTCGTGTCGAGGTTCGAACGAGCTGGGCTGAAGGTCGTCGCGATGCGCATGCTCCGTATGACGGGGGACCTTGCGGGGCGGCACTACCACGTCCACGCCGCCAAGCCGTTCTATGCGGGTCTCGTCGAATACATAACGTCGGGGCCGGTCGTAGCGATGGTGTGTGAGGGACCGCGTGCTGTGGAATCGGCGCGCGCTCTCATCGGCGCCACGGACCCGCGGAAGGCCGCGCCCGGGACTATCCGCGGCGACCTCGGTGCGGATGTCCAGCGCAATCTGGTCCACGCCTCGGATTCCGCATCCTCTGCGGAATTCGAGATAGGCCTGTTTTTCCCGGATGAACTCGTGGCAGGTGACATGGAGGTAGGCGCCGGAACTTGA
- a CDS encoding polysaccharide deacetylase family protein, producing MANRVASMIVLASVLASCLALGADRAAAAPKSCSRGDAGPHVRELQTSLKTLGLLSGAVDGVFGPATERAVRSFQARAKVTADGVAGPVTLAAIQGELRALARRREEQKRLDEKRASLERLRKQVLEARKTLGQAGGAAGAIVEGEPGRQPGSRGVIYLTMDDGPDPATTPWVLDFLKSKRVRATFFVVGEKAERNEALVRRMAAEGHSVQNHSHTHAEAEMAGSAAAEDGMARCARVIERLTGSKSKYYRPPGGRTPAELLAAASRQGHTVALWSNLWGDDARSAVAAAFDGAVLMVREQPGVIESSLPAIVERLAADGYRFSTLGP from the coding sequence TTGGCGAACAGGGTCGCATCTATGATCGTGCTGGCTTCGGTGCTGGCGTCGTGTTTGGCTCTGGGAGCGGATCGCGCAGCGGCCGCTCCCAAATCATGCTCGAGGGGAGACGCCGGCCCTCACGTCAGGGAACTGCAAACATCACTCAAAACACTCGGCCTCCTGTCCGGCGCGGTTGACGGGGTGTTCGGCCCGGCTACCGAACGGGCCGTGCGTTCGTTTCAGGCGAGGGCGAAGGTTACCGCTGACGGGGTCGCCGGTCCGGTCACGCTGGCGGCCATCCAGGGCGAGCTACGCGCCCTGGCAAGGAGGCGTGAGGAGCAGAAGCGGCTCGACGAGAAGCGCGCGTCCCTGGAACGGCTGAGAAAACAGGTGTTGGAGGCGCGGAAGACTTTGGGACAGGCCGGGGGCGCGGCGGGCGCGATCGTCGAGGGTGAGCCAGGCAGGCAGCCGGGTTCGCGTGGCGTGATTTACCTCACCATGGACGACGGTCCCGACCCCGCAACGACCCCGTGGGTGCTGGACTTCCTGAAGTCGAAGCGAGTCAGGGCCACGTTCTTCGTGGTTGGGGAGAAAGCGGAACGCAACGAGGCGCTCGTGAGGAGGATGGCCGCCGAAGGCCATTCGGTTCAGAACCACTCGCACACGCATGCTGAAGCCGAAATGGCCGGCTCCGCCGCGGCTGAGGACGGCATGGCCCGCTGTGCGCGGGTCATCGAACGGCTCACGGGATCGAAAAGCAAGTATTACAGGCCCCCCGGCGGTCGTACCCCCGCGGAGCTGCTGGCTGCCGCGTCCAGGCAGGGCCACACGGTCGCATTGTGGTCGAACCTGTGGGGGGACGACGCCCGGTCGGCTGTCGCGGCCGCGTTCGATGGCGCGGTACTGATGGTCCGCGAGCAACCCGGCGTCATCGAATCCTCGTTACCCGCCATAGTGGAACGCCTGGCCGCAGATGGATACAGGTTTTCGACGCTGGGGCCATGA
- a CDS encoding amidohydrolase, whose protein sequence is MKEGAGSMLIRGGSVLLEAAGAPGGARGVEILEGLDVLVSGDRIAYVGPTGSAPAAATCVEYDATGQVVMPGFVNGHTHCSMTLLRGYAQDMTLDDWLRKRIWPAEGRMTPEDIHWGALLGCVEMIAAGVTSFCDMYFKMDGVAEAVEASGLRALLSQGMAGLNQADRRRTWDASLELYHRWNGGAGGRIRVILGPHAPYTCPPDFLEEVGRLSTELGVQVTIHLAETRDEVEECLRRHGKTPVRLAFDSGLASVGMIAAHCVHAGEEDVRLLGSPRAAAVHCPVSNLNLACGIAPVARMLTAGVTVALGTDGPASGSTHEMFTAMRLATLAQKHLTGDPTALPATRALWMATRGGALALGLGDTGAIREGMKADMICVSTKGPHFQPGLDAGACLVHCARPEDVRLVMVDGRVLKKDDQVLTLDEEVIRREVEARAKRIVKSA, encoded by the coding sequence GTGAAAGAAGGCGCGGGATCGATGCTCATCCGCGGCGGCTCCGTCCTGCTCGAGGCTGCCGGGGCGCCGGGCGGGGCCCGGGGCGTGGAGATCCTGGAGGGTCTAGACGTGCTCGTGTCCGGGGACAGGATCGCGTACGTCGGACCCACAGGCAGCGCCCCCGCGGCCGCGACGTGCGTGGAGTACGACGCCACGGGGCAGGTGGTCATGCCTGGCTTCGTGAACGGCCACACCCACTGCTCGATGACGCTGCTCCGGGGCTATGCGCAGGACATGACCCTGGACGATTGGCTCAGGAAGAGGATCTGGCCGGCGGAAGGCCGGATGACCCCGGAGGACATCCACTGGGGGGCGCTGCTCGGCTGCGTAGAGATGATCGCCGCGGGTGTGACGTCGTTCTGCGACATGTACTTCAAGATGGACGGCGTGGCGGAAGCGGTGGAGGCGTCCGGTCTCCGGGCGCTCCTGTCCCAGGGCATGGCGGGCCTCAACCAGGCTGACCGGCGGCGGACGTGGGACGCCAGCCTGGAGCTTTACCACCGGTGGAACGGCGGCGCGGGCGGCCGAATCCGCGTGATCCTCGGCCCTCACGCGCCTTATACTTGCCCGCCGGACTTCCTCGAGGAGGTCGGTAGGCTGTCGACCGAACTCGGGGTTCAGGTCACGATACACCTGGCCGAAACCCGGGATGAAGTCGAGGAGTGCCTGAGAAGGCACGGGAAGACGCCGGTACGGCTCGCGTTCGACTCGGGACTGGCCTCGGTGGGGATGATAGCGGCGCACTGCGTGCACGCCGGCGAGGAGGACGTGCGGCTCCTGGGTTCACCGCGCGCGGCAGCGGTCCACTGCCCCGTTTCAAACCTCAACCTGGCGTGCGGTATCGCTCCCGTGGCCCGAATGCTTACTGCGGGCGTAACCGTCGCGCTGGGGACGGACGGACCTGCGTCGGGCAGCACGCACGAGATGTTCACCGCTATGAGACTGGCCACGCTGGCGCAGAAGCACCTGACGGGAGACCCGACCGCGTTACCGGCGACACGCGCGTTGTGGATGGCCACGCGCGGCGGGGCGCTCGCGCTGGGACTGGGCGATACCGGCGCGATCCGCGAGGGGATGAAGGCGGACATGATCTGCGTGAGCACGAAGGGCCCGCATTTCCAACCGGGGCTCGATGCCGGGGCGTGCCTCGTACACTGCGCCAGGCCGGAGGACGTCAGGCTCGTCATGGTGGACGGTAGGGTGCTCAAAAAGGACGATCAGGTACTCACGCTGGACGAGGAGGTCATACGCCGCGAAGTCGAGGCCAGGGCGAAGCGCATCGTCAAGAGCGCTTAG
- a CDS encoding DUF401 family protein, with protein sequence MAAITLILAGAQRRVPEVYTMSVSAVILGFAMGWPATRVLPTFATSAVSLDTLELAASVGLIKVLGETMQKYGLLDSMATSLRRILRSASLAIMAVPALLGSLAVFGGAFLSAPLVDRVGDSLRFSPVRKAAVNVIFRHAVFFVFPFSTTLLLTAKLAGVSAFDIVKIVWPLTVIMAFTGYLRLIRNSKSSSEPPAAPLKDSLVEFLRSASPIILALLLATVFSVRLAIALVAGILLGLLLARGREGFDVRAMGAFVDWNLMGMVVAVMVLKAFISEMSLVRSGTAALTAAGVPLEVVASLAMLLFGFASGTIQAAVAIGLSILTSLSEPYAQRVLAASFAYVISFVAYLVSPLHLCLVLTDRHFDVEPGPVYRECWPVPVVTTAAWIAMYLVYKVWL encoded by the coding sequence TTGGCGGCCATCACGCTCATTCTGGCGGGGGCCCAGCGGAGAGTCCCCGAGGTTTACACGATGAGCGTTTCTGCCGTAATACTGGGGTTTGCGATGGGATGGCCGGCAACCAGGGTCCTTCCCACCTTCGCCACCTCGGCGGTCTCGCTTGATACGCTGGAACTCGCAGCGAGCGTCGGCCTCATCAAAGTACTCGGCGAGACCATGCAGAAGTACGGCCTGCTCGACTCGATGGCCACGTCACTCCGGCGAATTCTCAGGAGCGCCAGTCTCGCGATAATGGCTGTCCCCGCGCTGTTGGGCAGCCTGGCGGTGTTCGGGGGGGCGTTCCTGTCGGCCCCGCTGGTCGACAGGGTGGGTGACTCCCTCAGGTTCAGCCCTGTGAGGAAAGCCGCGGTCAACGTGATTTTTCGCCACGCGGTATTCTTCGTGTTCCCCTTCTCGACTACGCTCCTGCTTACGGCCAAGCTCGCCGGGGTGTCGGCATTCGACATCGTCAAGATCGTCTGGCCTCTCACCGTCATCATGGCTTTCACCGGATACCTGCGACTCATCCGGAATTCAAAGAGCTCTAGTGAGCCGCCGGCGGCCCCGCTCAAGGACAGCCTCGTGGAGTTCCTCCGCTCCGCCAGCCCGATAATCCTCGCGCTCCTGCTTGCCACCGTTTTTTCGGTAAGGCTAGCCATCGCGCTCGTGGCGGGCATCTTGCTCGGACTGCTCCTCGCACGCGGAAGAGAGGGTTTCGACGTCCGTGCAATGGGAGCATTCGTGGACTGGAACCTGATGGGCATGGTCGTGGCGGTCATGGTGCTAAAGGCATTCATCTCGGAAATGAGCCTCGTACGCAGCGGTACCGCGGCGCTTACCGCTGCGGGGGTGCCGCTTGAGGTAGTAGCCAGTCTCGCGATGTTGCTGTTTGGGTTCGCTTCGGGGACCATACAGGCGGCCGTCGCAATCGGGCTTTCCATATTGACCTCGTTGTCGGAACCGTACGCCCAGCGCGTGCTGGCGGCATCCTTTGCGTACGTGATCTCGTTCGTGGCCTACCTGGTATCCCCGCTCCATCTCTGCCTGGTCCTGACCGACAGGCACTTCGACGTAGAGCCCGGGCCGGTGTACAGGGAATGCTGGCCGGTGCCCGTCGTGACCACCGCGGCCTGGATCGCCATGTACCTCGTGTACAAGGTCTGGCTCTGA
- a CDS encoding zinc ribbon domain-containing protein yields the protein MPMMEFCCTRCENTFETLVRAGEEAACPKCGSADLKRLISRFAARSNSPAGASKSIGGKSCSSCSSGSCSSCA from the coding sequence ATGCCCATGATGGAATTCTGCTGCACACGCTGTGAGAACACGTTCGAAACCCTCGTAAGGGCGGGCGAGGAGGCTGCCTGCCCGAAGTGTGGTTCCGCTGATCTGAAGCGGCTTATATCCCGTTTCGCGGCGAGGAGCAATTCGCCGGCCGGCGCCTCCAAGTCCATTGGCGGAAAGTCCTGCTCCTCTTGTTCGTCAGGCAGCTGTTCTTCCTGCGCCTGA
- a CDS encoding adenosylhomocysteinase, with the protein MTTVRDSRLAEGGRKKIDWAESHMPVLNEIRRRYRESRPFSGMNVGICLHLEAKTACLAIALAEAGATVSVAGSNPLSTQDDVAAALAERGVRVYAWHGATPEEYFTFIKAVLEDRPHLVIDDGGDLVGLLHGEMSRHADQVLGGCEETTTGVKRLRSMERDGVLRFPMVAVNNARCKYLFDNRYGTGQSVWDGILRTTNLFIAGRTVVVMGYGWCGKGVAMRARGLGAGVVVCEVDPVAANEALADGYRVMKSVDAAAVGDIFITVTGCRDVLRREHFERMKDGAILANAGHFDVEISKPDLNSISPEVRQARPNVAEYRTATGKRLYLLAEGRLVNLAAGDGHPVEIMDMSFAIQALALNHVRENASALGARVVPVPAELDEAVARLRLEALGVGIDSLSVEQSRYLESWRE; encoded by the coding sequence ATGACGACGGTGCGCGACAGCCGCCTTGCCGAAGGCGGGAGGAAGAAGATCGACTGGGCGGAGTCCCACATGCCGGTCCTGAACGAGATTCGAAGAAGGTACAGGGAGAGCAGGCCGTTCAGCGGGATGAACGTGGGAATATGCCTGCACCTGGAGGCCAAGACCGCCTGTCTCGCGATTGCGCTCGCGGAGGCTGGCGCGACGGTGTCGGTGGCCGGATCGAACCCGCTGTCGACGCAGGACGATGTCGCGGCTGCCCTGGCCGAGCGGGGTGTCCGCGTATACGCGTGGCACGGCGCGACGCCCGAGGAATACTTCACATTCATCAAAGCCGTGCTGGAAGACCGCCCGCACCTGGTTATCGATGACGGAGGAGACCTCGTGGGGCTGCTGCACGGGGAGATGAGCAGGCACGCCGATCAGGTTCTCGGCGGTTGCGAGGAGACCACCACCGGTGTGAAGCGCCTGCGGTCGATGGAGAGGGACGGCGTGCTGCGATTCCCGATGGTGGCGGTCAACAACGCGCGCTGCAAGTACCTGTTCGACAACAGATACGGCACCGGGCAGTCGGTGTGGGACGGGATCCTCAGGACCACGAACCTGTTTATAGCCGGCAGGACAGTCGTGGTTATGGGATACGGGTGGTGCGGCAAGGGCGTGGCGATGAGGGCGAGGGGACTCGGCGCCGGCGTCGTGGTGTGCGAGGTCGACCCCGTCGCGGCGAACGAGGCGCTCGCGGACGGTTACCGCGTGATGAAGTCCGTAGACGCCGCCGCCGTGGGCGACATCTTCATCACGGTGACCGGTTGCAGGGACGTCCTGCGCAGAGAGCACTTCGAGCGGATGAAGGACGGGGCCATCCTCGCGAACGCGGGGCACTTCGACGTCGAGATTTCCAAGCCAGATTTGAATTCGATCAGCCCCGAGGTGAGGCAGGCCAGGCCGAATGTCGCGGAGTACCGTACCGCGACGGGGAAGAGGCTGTACCTTCTGGCGGAGGGCAGGCTCGTAAACCTGGCCGCCGGGGACGGTCATCCCGTTGAAATTATGGACATGAGCTTCGCAATCCAGGCTCTCGCCTTGAACCACGTCAGGGAGAACGCGTCGGCCCTCGGGGCGCGGGTCGTTCCTGTCCCTGCGGAGCTCGACGAGGCAGTCGCGCGGTTGAGACTGGAGGCGCTGGGCGTCGGAATCGACTCCCTCAGCGTGGAGCAAAGCCGTTACCTCGAATCGTGGAGGGAATAG
- the surE gene encoding 5'/3'-nucleotidase SurE has protein sequence MVILLTNDDGVHADGLQALRAQMEKMPGIEVFVVAPDKERSASGHGITIHQPLRVEEVSIDGSRARIWAVSGTPADCTKIGIRALLPGPPSLVISGINRGPNLGTDVFYSGTVAAALEAAVLGVPAIAMSLNGYENLDYSYASRVAACLAGIILKRGMTPNSLLNVNIPALEPEHIAGMEVTRLGVRRYNDEFERKVDAKGDVYYWLAGGVMDVENAEGTDVGAIQQNKVSITPIHLDLTAHWAMDEICAWEIDLPDRDGGGPV, from the coding sequence TTGGTAATCCTCCTGACGAACGACGACGGGGTTCACGCCGACGGTCTCCAGGCGCTGAGGGCGCAAATGGAGAAGATGCCCGGCATTGAGGTCTTTGTGGTCGCCCCGGACAAGGAGCGCAGCGCCAGCGGCCACGGGATAACGATCCACCAGCCCTTGCGGGTTGAAGAGGTCAGTATCGACGGAAGCCGCGCGAGGATATGGGCGGTTTCGGGGACGCCGGCCGACTGTACGAAAATCGGCATCAGGGCGCTCCTCCCCGGGCCGCCGTCGCTCGTGATCTCCGGAATCAACAGGGGACCGAACCTCGGCACGGACGTGTTCTATTCGGGGACGGTCGCGGCAGCTCTGGAAGCCGCCGTGTTGGGTGTCCCCGCAATCGCGATGTCTCTCAACGGGTACGAGAACCTCGACTATTCCTACGCCTCCAGAGTTGCCGCCTGTCTCGCCGGCATCATTCTGAAGCGCGGGATGACGCCGAACAGCCTCCTGAACGTGAACATCCCCGCACTCGAACCCGAGCACATCGCGGGCATGGAAGTGACGAGGCTGGGGGTGAGGCGCTATAACGACGAGTTCGAGCGGAAGGTGGACGCCAAGGGGGATGTGTACTACTGGCTCGCCGGCGGCGTGATGGACGTGGAGAACGCCGAGGGGACCGACGTCGGCGCGATTCAACAGAACAAGGTCTCGATAACGCCCATCCACCTCGACCTCACCGCACACTGGGCCATGGACGAGATATGCGCCTGGGAGATCGATCTCCCCGACCGTGACGGCGGAGGTCCGGTGTAG
- a CDS encoding TIGR04086 family membrane protein: MLKVGEAAPARNNVRLSPNSVLAGVVICFSVTLLAAGVLTILLMLTPMTERMLPAIVNVVGALSVFAGGFVSGRQSGGVGWFHGGLSGAVYTLACFVLSILVFPEMLPAGFLARRLLLGFGIGAVGGMAGVNL; the protein is encoded by the coding sequence ATGTTGAAGGTGGGTGAGGCCGCTCCGGCGCGGAATAACGTCCGGTTATCCCCGAACTCCGTCCTGGCGGGGGTGGTGATCTGTTTCTCGGTGACGCTGCTCGCGGCGGGAGTTCTCACCATCCTGCTGATGCTCACGCCGATGACTGAGAGGATGCTGCCGGCGATCGTCAACGTGGTGGGGGCTCTGAGCGTGTTCGCCGGCGGTTTTGTGTCGGGAAGGCAGAGCGGTGGAGTCGGGTGGTTCCACGGGGGTTTGTCGGGCGCCGTTTACACGCTGGCGTGTTTCGTTCTCAGCATTCTCGTTTTCCCGGAGATGCTTCCGGCAGGCTTCCTCGCAAGGAGGCTGTTGCTCGGCTTCGGGATTGGCGCGGTAGGCGGGATGGCCGGAGTCAACCTCTGA
- a CDS encoding spore cortex-lytic protein codes for MTRQRRLCAAILLVVALVAAAAYASNRKTALDIEPVIASSGVSRGGETLLLARLVHGEANAEPYAGQVAVASVILNRVQAPGFPKSIPDVVYEPGAFESVSNGLIWSDYPSEENIAAATAALNGWDPTYGALFFWNPYKPVNPWVWTRQIVTQIGRHVFAL; via the coding sequence ATGACCAGACAAAGGCGCCTGTGCGCGGCCATCCTGCTGGTCGTCGCGCTGGTCGCCGCCGCAGCCTACGCCTCGAACAGGAAAACTGCGCTGGATATTGAGCCCGTGATCGCGAGCTCCGGGGTATCGCGTGGCGGTGAGACCCTGCTTCTCGCCCGGCTGGTGCACGGTGAAGCGAACGCCGAGCCGTACGCGGGGCAGGTGGCCGTGGCGTCTGTCATATTGAACCGCGTGCAGGCGCCCGGATTTCCCAAGTCCATCCCCGACGTCGTATACGAGCCCGGGGCATTCGAGTCGGTATCCAACGGTTTGATATGGTCCGATTATCCGAGCGAAGAAAACATCGCGGCGGCGACGGCCGCGCTCAACGGGTGGGACCCGACCTACGGCGCCCTGTTCTTCTGGAATCCCTACAAGCCCGTGAACCCGTGGGTCTGGACGCGGCAGATAGTCACCCAGATCGGGCGCCACGTGTTCGCGCTCTAG